In the Populus nigra chromosome 2, ddPopNigr1.1, whole genome shotgun sequence genome, GCAAAAATGTTCCCCTTGATCATTAATTAGTGCGCGCCTGCAAATTGTTCTACTCTGCTTTACATGATCCAGTcacattaattagtaattttaaagaaaattataccTAGCAATTTACTCACCAaatcatttcatttaatattcaaATCACAAAACATGATTTATATCGGGCAAGAGTCTctaaaataagtaataacaaTCCCCTTCTTTAtcgaaggaaaaaaagaaaaatacttcatTAACATCACAGTATCATTagtcaatattatatttatttttgtgttttaaaaataatttttttaaaaaaatattttttatttttttatgtttttatcttgttttgatgtattaatattaatttttttttattttaatacatttactaataaaaaacacacttgaaaaaacaatagtCTTGAAATACTAACTACagttgagagagagaaattttttccttgtttttttcttcgtaAAAAAAGGAGGATTTAGAagcaaaataatttgataagaaAGGAAGTAGAAACTAGAAACGTTAATTACCATGTATATTTGAATATCAACCAGATATGATTTAAATCTCTTACATACAGTCATTTATGAAAAAGATTTATATTCTTCTAATTATGAATAACGATATTCAACCTAATTAAGTGGcaatattattgatttgattCTCTATGGTTTTCATGGATGCAGAGAGTTCATTTTGGCCCTGTTTCATCACATCTACAAAATCCAATGAAGCTCAGCTCATTGATAGCGTCAAGGCCTGTTCTCATCTTCATCATTCTGGTACTGCACttgttcattttaataaaattacgtAATTGCATGCAAAATTCTTTTactatttgtttgattttcaacGTAGCTTATTACTGCATGCCTGAAATATactgatgaaaatatttaatttctctaTGATAATCACCTATTATAAAATGGGTTTTCATCTAATATTTCTCTAACAATtattatattccttttcttttattccaCTGCATTTGGAATTGCACTCAAGGTTTGTATAAACTTAAATGCAGGCAATTGGAGTTTTGCTACTCCCTTGTGTAGTGGTACCATGGTGGTATAATATGATCAAACAGATGAAGAAGCACATGGATTTCAACGCCCAAGTTGTTCAATCTGGATTGTTGTCTGAAATTGAGAACATAGCTAAATATTTGCACCCCATAAACTCATCTGCAATAAATTTAGCAAGAGTTATGAGTTCCTCCATTAATGGAAGCAAAATCTCATCATATGATGTTGAGAATAAGGTTTGTGTCCATACTCAATTAATATACTTTAGAAGTTACTAGTATTTGTAATAATAATGTTACAAAGAGGAGTAATTTACTATTAAGAGGGCTAAGTTAAGTTTTTTCGTTTCTCCTTTTGTCTGCAGGTAGCTCCCTTGTTGTTTCAAGCATTTTCAATAATTCCTTTCATATCACAGATTTCATATATTGGATTGGGAGGTCTTTTCTTCTCATACTATTATGAAGGCAACCAAACATTTGCTATGTACTCTAACTCTACAGCTTCAAATGTGAGGAACTTTTCTTGGTATAGACAACCTGTAGATTCAGACACAGGAAGAGTATATGGAGATGCAGTTAAATCCCTTCCTTTCATTATGACTAATGCAAGTTGGATTGAGCAAGCATTAAATAGTAGTCAAGGGTATGCATCATTTGAGAGTGGATGGAACAGTGCTCAAGATCCTCTATTCCTTAACACAGTTAGTTTACATGGACAAGGAGCCCTCTCTTTAGGGTTTTCGGCTAAAGCATTAACTAGTTTCTTCAACAATGTAGAACTTTATGGTGGGAGCTTGTACTTGGCTACCCAATCCGGCAAAGTTCTTGTAGGAGGATTGCCTAACACTCAAACTGTGATAAAGGAAAACTCAGTTTTTCTATACATGACAAAACTGAATGGTGATCAAATTGATCACGTCGGAAATGTTTCATGCATGCCGAACAATGGCAAACTAGAAGATTCAGTGTTGGACCTTGGGGAAGCAAAGTACAGAGTTTTCTGCTCCCGGGTTGAAATCGTGGGAGTGCAATCGGTATGTATCattcttgaaaaacaaatttttagtCACGAGTTACTTTTTGGTCACTTTCCATACTTTGTTGTGGTATACTACTGTGTTTTCATTTAGAGCTCATAAAATTCGAGCCTTTCATATATGGTTGTCCCTTAAAATCATTCATGCAAGATTGGCTCAtagattaatttgaaatttattgatAACTGCTTTCTGAATTCATACAATTTATGGGAATTTGGATTGCAGGTATATGCACTGGCTTTCCCATACAATGGACTAGCGAGCAGTGTTAACAGGACCATTAAAATATCCCTCATTCTATTCATAATAATGATTGCTGCGATTTTCGTTTCGATTGTTAGTTTCATATTGCTAGTGGTTAGGTCTGCAAGAAGGGAAATGCACTTGTGTTCAACACTAATAAAGCAAATGGAAGCAACGCAACAAGCAGAACGAAAGAGTATGAATAAGAGTCTTGCATTTGCTACTGCTAGCCATGACATTCGAGCGGCTTTAGCAGGCATTACTGGTTTGATAGAGATATGCTATGCAGAAGTGCGTGCAGGTTCCGAGTTAGATACAAATTTACGACAAATGGATGGTTGCACAAAGGACCTAGTAGGTAAGCTTCTATATGGAATAATCTTTTTAGCACATTAGAATTATAGCTTTTTGTATAGAATActctttaataatttaaattgctTACCTGTACAGGTTTGTTGAATTCTATTCTTGATACCAGCAAAATTGAAGCTGGCAAAATGcaacttgaagaagaagaatttgatTTAGCCAAGCTTCTTGAAGATGCAGTTGATTTGTATCATCCTGTGGGAATGAAAAAGGGTGTAGATGTGGTGCTGGACCCCTATGATGGTTCCATTCTCAAACATTCTCGAGTGAAAGGCGACAGGGGAAAACTAAAGCAAGTCTTGTGCAATTTACTTAGCAATGCTGTTAAGTTTACATTTGAGGGGTATGTATCAGTACGAGCATGGACTCAAAAACCCAGTTTAGAGAACAAGATAATGGCTTCCAATCAGAATGGTTTGTGGAGATGTTTTTCATACCTTTTttccaagaacaaaaaagaatttaatgcaATGAAGCCAAAACAAAGCTCTATGGAATTTGTATTTGAGGTGAATGATACAGGTAAAGGAATTCCAATAGAAAAGCAAAAATCAGTGTTTGAGAATTTTGTTCAAGTCAAAGAAACAGCTCTTGGACAAGGAGGAACTGGCTTAGGACTTGGCATCGTTCAATCTTTGGTACGTACTCAACTTTTGCACAAATTAACTAGTAGTTTTTTATAGCACATTAAGTACCAAAGATTGTTTAAATCCTCAaaactttttcctttcttgtttatgcttttgatTATATTTCTTCGATGAACCtttgttaaataattttcacCAGGTGCGTCTAATGGGAGGAGAAATAGGAATCGTGAATAAAAAGAATGGCGAGAAGGGAACTTGCTTCAAGTTCAATGTTTTCCTTGACATATGCGAGATACCTTCAACAGATAACAAAAATGCTGAAGTTGAGATTGAAGGGGATTCAATGTCCGACGGTGAACATAACTATTCGGAGCTGACTATTAGAACTCCTTCTCCAGGCCTAGTGATTCGCACCCCGAGTCCTAGGCTGTCTATACTTAGTTCTAGTCCCAAGATTGAAGGATCCCATGTTGTTCTCCTGATTCAAAATGAAGAGCGGCTAAGAAGTTCACAGAAATATATAGAGGGTTTGGGGATAAAAGTATCATCTGTGAAGGAATGGGAGCATCTTCACTCTACTCTAAAGAGAATAAAAGCTAGGCAGAATGGTTCTCCACATAGTTCTTCAGGAAAATCTGATTTGGGCTCAAGAAGTGACCATTTTAACTCTAGATCAATGAAGGACGTGCCTTTAAGTTCCATGGACGGGATAGATCAAAAACCATCCGCAAGTAGAAGTAGTAATCTTAGAGGTGCACCAGGCTTTGTATTGCTTGTGATTGATGCTGGTGCTGGACCTTTTCAGGAACTTTGTAGAGTCGTTGCTGAATTTAAAAGAGACCTTCATAGCAGTTGCTGCAAGGTTGTTTGGCTGGATAAACCAACTTCACGAAGTATCAATTTGAGAAGCTTTGAACAGGACTTGATCGATCCAAGGGATGATATTTTGTTGAAACCATTTCATGGTTCCCGCTTGTATCAAGTGATACGACTTCTACCTGAATTCGGGGGTCATGGACTTATTTCGAGATCAAAGAGAGGAAGTACAATCCAAGCAACAAATGCTTTTAAAGATCCTGGTTCATCTTCATCAACACATTCACAAAGAACAAAGTTAAAGGTTCCATCAACTTGTAAAAACTCATTTCAACAAATGGACTCACAAGCAGAAGGTAgctcaaaaaatgaaaaaaacaggaAGAATCCTTTGTTGGATGATCCAGATCATTCTCATGTTAGATCCAAATCAAGACGGTCTCCAATTGAAAGGCTCCCAGTTAGATCATCAAAGATCCAAGAAGTATGTGGTAATCTAAGCAAAGGCAAATCCTTAAGCGGGTTAAAATTCTTGGTCGCTGATGATAATGAAATATCCCGCAGAGTGACCAGGCACATTCTTAAAGGGCATGGTGCAACTGTTGAGGTTTGTGAAAATGGAGAGGAAGCTTTTCAACTAGTTCGCATAGGTCTGCACAACCAAAGGGAACATAGCCACTCTATTGTGCTTCCTTATGACTACATATTAATGGACTGCGAGGTAAAGAATATGAATCTCATTCTTTTCATGTTGATATCAATTGTTTTCGTTCCTAAAATGCCtacttatcttttatttttttaaaacaaacaacaatgTGAGCACCCAACATTAAACTTAAAACAAGCTAGTAATTAGTTGGTTGACAAGAAATTTCCTGCAAATCTCACGAAATAAAACAGTATGCTGTCTAACCCTCCTCGTGTTTCCCCCCAACATTATACTGTcagtttgcttttatttgaggATAATGAGGGGAGAAGGCTATGAAGGTGAGTTTTGACAGCTAAATGATTTATTAGTTCTTGCAACTAATATACTGGATGGAAGATCATGAGGAAATATGTTGCCACTTAAACTTGGTTCatgcaaataatttttatcttatgaTAAAGTTTACGCTAACCATGTTATAATATCTTGTGTTCAACAGATGCCAAAAATGGACGGGTGTGAAGCAACAAGACAGATAAGAAAAGAGGAGAAGTTTTATGGCGTTCACATCCCTATCTTAGCATTCTCAGCAGATAACTCAGGAGGCGAAGGTAAGAAGATGGAGGAGGCTGGAACAGATGGCcgagtgaataaaaaaatcaatatggaACAGCTGGAGGAGACCATCAGAAACATTCAACGAAAAAGAATGCATCTTTAATCCCTTTAATGTATCTACATTGTAATTTTGTATTGCTTCTACTCATTAGAATAATGCATGTATGCATGTAAAATGAGTCCTTGTACTAATTTATCCTAGAAGTAATGCTAACCTTATCGTATATCCTTTTCAAAAGCAATTCTGAAAATTTCATGCATTGAATGAGTGGACCTTGTAAATCCAATGGTTGAGATTTTTCAGTAAGAATATTTTAAGTAAGATAACAATACTCCCCCTAAAAGCAATGCAGTTTGTGATAGTTTAGCACGGGAGTTGAAAGCGTAGATGATTTTGCATTATggctttatttttctctaatcGTGAATGCCTCTGCTCATCATTTGCTATttggtttatttaatttctaattggTTCACCTAGAGTCTTGTTTTTGGCCTATTCTTATTTCAGTTCTTGATGGAGAATGTGGATGGTTACCAGgcaaaacatatattttgaaggaAAGATAATTTACCTGGGCCAGAATCACAGCCAAACAAACTTGCCGAAGAAGAGTAGATTTTCCACCCATGTTAGGACCAGTGAGAAGGATAAAGCCGGCACAACCAGAACCCCCAATACTAATGTCATTTGGGACAAATGCACCCTTTCCCAAAGAGTCGCTCCTAAGAACAGGGTGTCCTAATTGTTTTGCAGAAAGGCATGGTACTTCACTTGACAATGATGAACCTATGCAGGTCCTTCATAATAGACACTTACAATTGCCAGACTGATCAAAAGTTCAAAACATCCACTTCTGCATCATGTGTGACTAGTTTCAGTAAAGAAAAACGAATTGAAATCATACCATGACAATAGTTTCATCCCACAAAGGAGTGGGAGCGCCTGCGTgtttgaaagagagaaatttgGATTCTACTTGAAATACAATTTGCTCTTGTTAGCTTTCTACAGACATGCTGTAGTGTAGAGAGAGATGCATATTCATAATCAAGATCCTATTCTACGTGAATAAAGTTGGTGCACAAACCTGCAGTTGCAGAAACTAAGTGTCTCCACTTGTCAAGGTACTTGCAAAAACGCACAATTAACCTCTGCAAAATGCTCTCAATGCCGACTCCTTTTCAGATTCAACCTGTGAGAGCTCTCCTAAGAACTTCTTTATACTTGGAGTCCAGTACCTGCAGAAGCCCTGCATGTCCCAGGCAGCATGAAGAACAAGAATTTAAACAAGATAGTGACAAGGAAAACCAAATTTCCTAAGACCAGTAAGCTATTTGCTATAGCCAAAGTTAAGATCCCAGCCACAATATTTCCTTGTCCGGCAAAAAAGGGACCCAGTTAACATAGATTGTAGtttgtaataaataaatgtaaaatcAGGTCGTTATTATACATGCATACACCATCATTCTCATTCATACTCTTTGACACCTAATCACATATTTGGAACCTGCCAGCTTTTATGGGCATGCTAGCTGATACTGACCCtatctatttatattataaaccATGTTTACAAggccttttctttaaatatttcacATGACCATGATAAAAATTAGGCAAGAGCAGTACAAACGACTTAAATTCCAAGTTCTTTTGTTGCAATTCCATGGCACAATGACAAGCACATTCTTAAGGAAGCTAGAAAAGCAAGAAACACAATTCATTTGCTTATGTTTGCATATGTGTTCACAATGTTTGTTAATGCATTCTACCACAACAGTATTTGAATCACCACATGACAGATGGTGATaacttttcaaatgtttttaacAATAGAATCAACAAATTAGATGATGTTACACCTGTCACATTGATTAATTGGCCAAACACTTGCtcttttttcaagaaagtgtCATAAACCAAACATTCAATATGCATCACTTACCTTTTTGGATGAACGCAGCTCATAATCTTGAGGAATACTACCACGCAGATGTTCAGGAACTTCTAACAGGTATGCCTCTTTTCCAACTGTGACATAAGTAATCTGTAAAATAGGTCATGTAATGAGAGAACATGTTAtttactaaaacaaattaagagaAGACTAATATTTCTGGACAGGATCTTACTGATGTGTCCCCTAGTAATTTCTGTTGTTCCTTCAGGTGTGTAGCCAAATGTCATAAACATTTTTACCTCTGGGGGTAAATTTTACCTCTGGTGAATCAAATGTCATAACGAGTGTGATAGAACCTTGGACTCCAATGCTAGCTGGTCAGCCCTAAAAATTTATACTTTAAGTTCTAACATCATAGCAGTATGACCTTCCACAACCAGTCATCTgaaacaattcaattaattgCCTCAGAAATTTTAGATCATATGATTCATTAGTGATTATAGCTGTGGCCTCAATCTTGAAAACTAACTTCTGCAGCAAAATGGTACATGGTTCAGATGTTCAGGAGGATTTCACTAAACATTCACCCATACCCACGTCATCCATGAATTTAACCCATGCAGCCTCTACTTTCTTTCAAAAGTGACCCAGGAAATTCActtaaatgatttgttttttcctttgattaaaTCAATGCAAACCTCAGCAACAACGCTAGAAAATGGCAGAGAAACACAATAGTTTTATTCGCTACATGAAAGAAGAGATCCAATGCttaatagaagaaaaatcataGAGAAGGAAAGTAGAGTACCAATAAAAACTGGCTATATTGCATTAAAGACAAGTCACATATCTCttgaaaataactaaaataagaattaaaagaagaaatgtgGGACGTAATgaatacaaaaatatacaacACAAACCAGCACCATTGGTAATGggcaatcattaaaaaaatactcatcagtAAAGAACAGGAAGAAATGATTTTCGCCAACCATCATCCATCTGCCATCTCATAAAGAGAGTACCGTTGGCCTTGGGAAAGTTGAGTACACTTTCTATCACCAGGTTCTCTTCTCTTAActctcttcttcatcatctcagCCCACCTGGCAAACACATTAGAGACTTCGAACTTGCCAGAGAACTTCATTTTTTGAGCTAACTCCTCAAGTATATCAGGCTTCCCAGCTCGGGAGAAATCTGCAGCAAATTTGTTGTAGTCTAGTTGAGGAGCTTTCATTCCCTTTTCTATCATCTCCTCCAAATATTTGCATGCCTCGTCAGATCTACCCTGACTTATAAGCCCTCCAATGAAAACAGTATAGGAGTTATCATCAGGGCAAAAGCCTTTCTTATTCATTTCATCCCAAACGGCATGACCCATTTCATAGTTTCTTATTTGAAAGTAAGATTTCATTATCATATTGTAAGAGTGGATTGAAGGTTCAATTCCATTTTGAATCATCTTCTTGTATATCCTCACTGCATCATCTG is a window encoding:
- the LOC133681706 gene encoding histidine kinase CKI1 — its product is MKLSSLIASRPVLIFIILAIGVLLLPCVVVPWWYNMIKQMKKHMDFNAQVVQSGLLSEIENIAKYLHPINSSAINLARVMSSSINGSKISSYDVENKVAPLLFQAFSIIPFISQISYIGLGGLFFSYYYEGNQTFAMYSNSTASNVRNFSWYRQPVDSDTGRVYGDAVKSLPFIMTNASWIEQALNSSQGYASFESGWNSAQDPLFLNTVSLHGQGALSLGFSAKALTSFFNNVELYGGSLYLATQSGKVLVGGLPNTQTVIKENSVFLYMTKLNGDQIDHVGNVSCMPNNGKLEDSVLDLGEAKYRVFCSRVEIVGVQSVYALAFPYNGLASSVNRTIKISLILFIIMIAAIFVSIVSFILLVVRSARREMHLCSTLIKQMEATQQAERKSMNKSLAFATASHDIRAALAGITGLIEICYAEVRAGSELDTNLRQMDGCTKDLVGLLNSILDTSKIEAGKMQLEEEEFDLAKLLEDAVDLYHPVGMKKGVDVVLDPYDGSILKHSRVKGDRGKLKQVLCNLLSNAVKFTFEGYVSVRAWTQKPSLENKIMASNQNGLWRCFSYLFSKNKKEFNAMKPKQSSMEFVFEVNDTGKGIPIEKQKSVFENFVQVKETALGQGGTGLGLGIVQSLVRLMGGEIGIVNKKNGEKGTCFKFNVFLDICEIPSTDNKNAEVEIEGDSMSDGEHNYSELTIRTPSPGLVIRTPSPRLSILSSSPKIEGSHVVLLIQNEERLRSSQKYIEGLGIKVSSVKEWEHLHSTLKRIKARQNGSPHSSSGKSDLGSRSDHFNSRSMKDVPLSSMDGIDQKPSASRSSNLRGAPGFVLLVIDAGAGPFQELCRVVAEFKRDLHSSCCKVVWLDKPTSRSINLRSFEQDLIDPRDDILLKPFHGSRLYQVIRLLPEFGGHGLISRSKRGSTIQATNAFKDPGSSSSTHSQRTKLKVPSTCKNSFQQMDSQAEGSSKNEKNRKNPLLDDPDHSHVRSKSRRKGKSLSGLKFLVADDNEISRRVTRHILKGHGATVEVCENGEEAFQLVRIGLHNQREHSHSIVLPYDYILMDCEMPKMDGCEATRQIRKEEKFYGVHIPILAFSADNSGGEGKKMEEAGTDGRVNKKINMEQLEETIRNIQRKRMHL